ccgtttcgaaccaccaaacggccgactcaaaacggacctcccggcatagtatcaaaagtatttggtcgccgtataaatctccgcttcatgacacgaacacacgtaaacgtcatggcgggaaaaatgacacaggtcctgccttgacgggcgctcgcgccgtactaatcaatgtcggcttccgcattgtaatttatactgatattcacatcaatattttgacaaagtagttactaatatttaaacaataactgtggaactcaattctccaatgaatattctttattttgggatacttttattgctgttattgctgtgtattaaaaccaaaaatcacgatcaaaatgtgatgtaaatcttaaaaatttgccaaaatatttttagattttactcaataatggtaatgaaattcaagaatccgtttgattattggactacaagaatatatgtccgatgatttctaaatatatttaagcttattatacgagcataaataatagatacaggactttgaaattgagtctgcggcaatttttccgtaaaatggttgtgggagatggggcactgagaattaatcaaaagagttttagtaaatccgttacattattggtcaacaacaaggattgaactatctttcgcagtaattaaataatctctgggtgttgcttaagatagtaattcatgcttccaaaatcttagaaatttgcacgaaaatgtaaaatggctcttaaaaccACACCTCTACACGATCGGCATCAATTTTGTTATAAAACCTTTATCAAGCTTTCTACGaaactagtttttatttttccaaaCCACGACCTACGACATTCCATGATTTGCCCATATTCTGATATAACTCCGTcgtaatactcgtaatatacaaattgttatttattaaaatgtccAGGTTACCTAATGCAGCACGCTATAATCTGTGAGCCGGCCATTTTGTAATGCGTGCACTTTGACCGCAACACTATAAAGGTGGACGTTTGCAAGAATGCTAATAATTTTCGGTTTTGATCGTTATTGATAGATGGGTTTTTGCAGTAGTACAAGATACTACTATATCATGTAGATAATATTATAGATTTGATTTTACGAATGTTTTACTTCTTGTTTTTTAAACTCttgaatttaaacaaaaaaaagttgATTGTATAAAAATTAGGTCAATAAATtgactgaaataaaataaaacattaatcatAAATGCTGAAAGAATATCAGTCAAGTTCAGCCGGGCTCAATactgatattttaataataataatcatcatcatcatttcagccataggacctctactgctgaacataggtctcccccaatgatttccacaatggcaccattttaataatacctTTATTGAATCCACATGTCACATAGATTCCTCAGTATCAAAGTTATTTGGCTTTATTTTTACCAATTTCTATTGGCACGGGCATACACATTTTAATAGATCATCATAGACACTGTATTTCATTCATTATTCTTATAGCCTACCCAGACATTTGAAATTCGCCCGCCACTGGTCATATCGTATTCTCATGTTTGGGTGGCGTCACATCAAGCTATACAAAGTGGCATCTTATGTGGAAGTAATAGGAGTTATTTCACAACCAAAAATATAcaatctgatgtgctgtcgactgtacttaataaataaaatacgaataaaattatataaaactTGTTATAAATATAGTGTAAGGAAATACCTTATGATTTTGAAACATTACTAGAGCCACTTTACACCCATAAAAGTACCATAAACCACGACAGAAGATCTCCCATTGATCATAACAGCGCAGATAACATCTCCATAACACGCGTGATTTACAACActgtgacaaaattaaatattaatgtttgATAGTGCAGTATAGAGTTGTATAAATATCGATACTTAGGtataaaaaaacatgaaaaaaaaaacccaaaAAGGACTAGTTTTAAGCCCTATTTATTGAAGTACTTTCAAATCAGGATTTTGATCTACTGGGGAAAGgatattttatgacaaaaagAAATTGTTTAGATGTTAGATTGCACCAATTCGGATATTAGTTAAATCCCCGTCGACCAGCTAGACAGATATACGTGCAAATGTTAGTCTCCATTAATTTTGTCTTTTTGTAATTcttattttggttttaatttatCGCCACCGATAGCTTTGTTTCCAATGCACATCGATAACCTGTCAGTGTTGCATCACTACGCATACTAATCCAGACGAAAGCCCACAGAATATCGTAGATAGGTAAAAGTTGAAACATTCGGGGGCCGTGAGAAAAAATATTCTGCCCACGCGCATAATAAAATTCTTCGGCCGTTTGTCATTGTTCGTCACGTGACAGAGTTTATGGTAGAACAGTGATGGTTGAGAAGTATCGGACGAAAATAGACGTCGCACCTACAAATATGGAATGTAGATTAGGTTAGATCTCAATTTGGTGTTAGACTTGAGGAAGATACAATTTTATCGCACATAATGACTGGTCTTTGACATTTTTACAGCTTTCGAAAGAAACAATCTAACGAATAATTTATGATTCCATTTTAAATGTTATCAGTGAGTAGTATCTCCTTTACGAAGTGTCTCTTACATTAATGTCAATAAGCAGGctaaaatcataatcatttcttttttttttatataaatggTGGCATCTCCATACAGGTTAATAATCCTACTTATTCTCTTAGGGGGAGAACCCAAGAGTAATGTCAAATTGCAGGATTCTAGCTATAAATTTATTAGCTAGCACAAAATAAGAAGAGAATTTAATCTCTCTCCATTTTGTGCATTATTCCAATCCCTCGCCGTTCTCAACAGAATGCAATTAAAAACGAAAACCAAATGAACTCCCCAAATCAGAATATACTGTTACGTCTCAAAAATTATACACAGGACACCTAAAGATAATCCTGGTTAATAAAAGTTGGAGTTTCTTGCATTATTAAGATCCTTGTCGGCGGTCAGTTTGAGAGCAAAAAATATGCATATATTATGTTAATGCAGATGATATCTGCAGGTACAAATCATGTGAACTTTTATGTTTGACCTTTCAGTGGCCCATTTAACCCAGCAATGGAACAAGGCACTTATTCTTTCAGGAACGATTTCTGATGGACGATAAGAGGTTATTATGCATTTTACTGCTTCATTTTTTTGGAAGATGACTTTTGCATTCGAGATACCATCTTATTTATATGCTGACTCTTGTTGTTTGTGTTAATATGATGTTAACTGGCCAatcgtttaatattaattttcagaGAATACATTACTTTAATCGCTCATTGTCCacgttatttaaatttattatttacgtGTTAATTCATTGCTTATTGATAATGCTCAGAAAACTCACTTATGAATGCGGGAATGCACTATTTCACAATATTATGCCCAATTATAACGCTACctaattttgttataataaattaaactttataACAGTACACTTAACGATCTCATAATTCCCTAAAGAAGCTAACTATAACAGCACCGCCTACAGACGTCTATAACCGTATTATATGAAAATTGGACAATGCccatttatattatgttattatttcgCATTACATAGAAAATCTAAGCTGCTCACGTACAAACCTTGCCCGCGCAATTAGGAACTTATCTGGTACGCTCGATCCGCGCCCATAACAACTTATCAAAAATTTCTAATCTCATGACTCACTTCACTCACATGTCCGCAGAATGTACGCGGAAATTCTTGCAAACAATGGACCCACGACATCTGCATCTGACCGTTAAATAACACGCCTTCTAAGTAAAACATCGTAAATGTTATCTGTGGGTGTCGGAAATGAAACCATTCTAGACTTTTATTTCGGTGATCTAGTccagaattaaattaaaacgaaaCTTTCAAATTACGAAGAAGACGCAACAGTGTGCCGCAATAAACGCAAATTGCAACGCAAAATATTGTTATAATCCAAAATAATGTGGCAGGTCGTTATTTACCGCTGAAAGTGTACCGGCCACACGACGGCATCGAGTGAAACTGTAGCACAATCACATATTTTACGCTTTTGTACGAGTTTAATTGGGTAAGAAGAGACCCGAGACTGCTCTCAGCGGGGTAACTtccaaatttattaaaaaaatcgcGAAAGACCCCCATTACTTATGTCAAGAGACGCAACAGGATTCGGCGCGCGCTCGCCTCAGCAATATTAAGTGTGAGATACAACCTTATTCGCGTTGACCCAGATTTTAATACGCCTCGCACTGCTCTTTATGATGACTTtttgaaaaatgtaatttttaattccGGGCAGGGACGAAGCGAATTGAATGGGCTCAAAGATGATTCTCTTTAACTGTATCGCGTATAAATTGCTATTTCTTATGCGTTGCCGACGGAAGTCTGTCGATATTTTACACTGAATTAATGCAGGCGTGTACCCGAAATCGGCGTCGTTTTTTTGCATCAATCCGATGTCCTTTTTATTTCCCTTTATTAAGATTGCAATTTTCTCGTTTGTTCCAGTCGTTCTTCGGGCGGACGTACAACAACCTGTCGTCGATATCGGAATGCAAGAATAACGGCGAGTGCGTCATCAACAAGAAGAACAGAACGGCGTGCAAGGCCTGCAGACTACGGAAATGCCTCTTAGTGGGCATGTCCAAATCCGGTTCGAGATATGGAAGAAGATCCAACTGGTTCAAAATCCACTGCCTGTTACAAGAGCAGCAGCAGCAACACATCCAGCAACTGCAGACGAGCAAGTCACCCCCCAGGTTCAATTCCTCTATAAATCCGTCCTTTCTGCCGACGAATCTGTTGCCAGCTTCCGCATTAGCTGAGTACTACAAAAATTCTGAGAAGAACCACTTCACAGAGGACGTGACGCGGCAAAGCGTGTCGCCGTCCGACTCTGGAGCGTCGTCAGCTGATCCAGAAGATGACAACAGTTCGAGAAGTACAAGCGGCTTGAGCATCTTTAGACCTGCTTCGTCTCCGTGCAGCGAAAAAGACGTGAGATTACAAGCGATAAGGAACCAAACGAGAGACGTCAGGAAACGAAAACCTTCAACTCTACCGCCTTCCCCGTTTGGTCCAGTATCAGCTACTCCGAGTTTTTCGCCGCGCACAGGTCCATTCTTACCAACTCCGTTGCATAATTTGAGACCGATACCACCTGGTTTGGCCACGTGGCCCAACCGAAACGGTGGTGACTTGCTCCTGCACTCGCCGGCCGTCGCAGGTGTTGCCATAGATCAAGACCAACCCATAGATCTGTCGATCAAATCCACTGCTGTTCTATTTAGAAGTCCTAAAAACGATGAAGTTAGCGATTCGGAGCCCGAACTAAGTATCGATTTGAGCGAAGAAAATGGCAAAGACATCATGAAGAATCCTCTAGATTTGTCACTCGTCCCCAAGAGAACAGAAGAAGTGCCAATGACAGGATGAACTTAGTTTGTAAAGCGAACCGTGAGTCAATACAGCCATGTAGCTCGTTACTCTATTTATATGTAAATAACTTAGTCTAATTTTTATGAGACGAGTTGATTTCTCTGCCATACAGTATTTAAGTAAAATGTACATTCCTTCTTCTTGATTACCTGATCTGACTACCATTACGTAAGAgttgttatttttttctttgtacaGTAgggtattaatttaaaagtcaTGTTGTATCTAAGTAAAGAGTAGCAATAAATTAAACGCTGTAAGAGGCAGTCAATCTGAATGCGTGTCTGTTTCTAGCCGAGTGGCATTTTGTTGCCTATCTAAGCCTAAGGAATTCACTGTGAAGATACGTGAATGTTTATAGAAATGCCAGTTCCATGAGCCAGTGTGTTGTTTTACCAGtatgtagttatttttttaaagggaTCAAAGGCCAGTTAGTTTGAAGCTCAAAATTCTTatgtacaaatatttttaaacttgcGTTACTATGCAAGACTTCTATTAAGTTAATTTGTAAGTACTTtctttaagtatttatttttatagttcttAGGCCAGTTTTGTATGAGTCACTTTTTAATTTGTAAGTACTTAATAGGTTAGTGTTAGTTTAATGTTTAGTTCACTTTAAGGCTTGCGTGTTACTATTTGTTGATTGTTTCGTTTTTAGAGATTTTAAATACTTTAGACATTCCTTTTAATGATGCTCATGTGTacttagtttattattatttttaaatgacatcgattgtttctctatttttatgacaatttgACTTCGTGTTAATAGTAACAGATCAGAATAAGCCAATACAAAATAGTACAATTTTTGACTATAAAATTTATCTTGTACATTAGTACCAATTTTTACCAACAATATTGTGTatgttttttatgtatttttgtaattaaatgtaaaaaatgacattccATTCCTATTTGAAGATATGAGGTGCCATTCCAGTAGTTAGTTTTTGGACAAATTGTAGATTAAAAATGTTTCCTAAAGTACAACTTTAAAGTTCACTTTTGAGTAATCGATGCGATTACGTTATGGCAGTGCCTTTGTAAAACTCCAATTATGGAgttaagaatttatttttatagtaaaaGTGAACCGCACTGACTTAGTTCAAACAAAGTTGTTGTTATCAGTGTGATATGATGTTTATCTATGTGttttcatttttacatttatagataaaacttaatatatttgagaaagaagtaaaaataaatatgagtGCCTATATACATTGCGTtgtttcatttatatttacctATCGGGATGTATGGATAGGTATGTTATTAAGTATCAATAGGTAaactaaagaaaatattaaCCCAAACTATCTTACCACATAATGTTATTCTCCAGAAATGGTTAAAATGGTGACTGTTGGCGGTTCGAACCCGGCCGAGGgcaaattattataattctaTAAACTGGTACCTCTTTAATGCctgtaattattaataatttctcaTGAACAACTTCAGTATAACAAAATCatcataatttatttgttttaataataacgcgCGCGTTTAggacttaggcccagaacagagccccgattacggtaatatttaacgtctacaatccagacacgcttcttcgattctgcgatacgattggtcaaaacagctgacgttgactgacagctgactgttttgaccaatcgcatcgcagaatcgaagaagcgtgtctggattgtagacgttaaatattaccgtaatcggggctctgacagtgaaacgcaactgcaacgaaactgcaactgctagttacttttgagttgcatctaagtttctgccatagcgtccgttgagagaccacacatgacgcgatcAGTTTGAAAcgttcagtttcagtttcattcatcagaatcatcagaaagttgcagtttcgttgcagttttgcagcgtttcaccgtctgttctgggccttactgtgATAGTCCGTATATAATATTTCTTGGGCAAAGCCACACTCAGAAGCTAGTCCATTGAACAAACAACTTTTTTCTCGTACGTGCACGTTCACAGAATTATAATAACACGATCAcacaacaacaaaacaaataggTTTATTCAAATCAAAAACGTAGGATGTTAGCTTTGGTATAATTTTTATGCGTAAACATATAAATATTCATTAGCTCAAACAATTTTAGGCTTTTTTCCTGTGATCGATAAACTCATAACTGGCTCGGTTTTGCATAATTCCATTTATATTTTGACAAGCAAATACGAGCTCTACCTCTATTGAAATAGGATTCATAGGAATAGAAATAGAAACGAAAGTACGTGACATAATGTGGAGTATAATCGTGGGGCATGTTGCATAATGTGGTAAATAGGGCTACTGTGAACTACCGTTTCTGTTTCGACTACTTGTGATCGCGTGGATATGTCAAGTGCTTGTTATTGCTTGACGTTTCATACGTAAGGCTGTTGAATGTGTTGAAGTGTGTTGAATAACATTCATGAGTTCCTTTTTGATTGAAGATGAGACAAGTTATGCCTTAAGGCATGCAagtataaagtgcattttggctgtattttttattttgactagatgcttaaacttatttaaaatactTCAGTGAACTGTTCAGTtatatttcttaataaatagtTGACCAATTGAACTAGTGACATCTAGGTTATTCTTGCAACTATAGAAAACTACAGGAATAGCATTCAAAATGCTTGGTCCTTAGGAGATCCTAGAGTCATggacatttatgattatttaattaattagtggCAGCAGTGGGTGTGATATAGCTGAATTGATGTAAGTATAAGTAATCGTTCCTATCTAGTCATAGTATTgactcagaatacggaacaaaccagaaaccgtcaacgggcgtaaatgtgtattcatataaattactccaaatcgcactaatttgactttagagcaattagtcaatggccggcgcgcgtattgtttacatatccgtcagattgacactttataattaaattatgccgtcttgtgccgttctaacatgtaagaatgctactggaattacgaagaaagtgcatgggatcatgttttatccgtaagtagcacatttccaattcattctaattaaataataattttcaaaaaaaatcacggttgtattttgtaagtgttgccacaggtcaacggaatattttaccctacttttttatattgaattacatttgtctataaaaaattcacgcgttaattttgttagcgttaccacagaataatggaatattttccccatcctttttgttttaattagtttttagtgtaatttcatccatgacatgacaacctgattaattaaattataagtgccacttgtggtctaaactgaataaatatttttgattttgatttgattttaatatattgaattaatttataatattattccctaataatgaggagataataaattactatcgtgaatttcatattttcccatttattcaaaagtaaggcattggtatcaacagatcagcagcagcaatatttgtatatttaataataattttaagtaattaattattgcttacatacttactctgattttctttcaggatacacagccagagttgcctcgcaatcaaattcaagtattggtgatgtttttgatttggattctgtttttgactccaagaaaagttaaactaaaagcactactgcgccgtaaacaaatgttttgttgtcgatatgtttacatattaaagaaccttaagtttcttttttgttttacttggcattctaaaatttatattcgacttttgtaattgacttttaaatacctaacatattatacctacatatagtatattacactatttaatagaaataaataatcatctacacttagttacttcggagtaaaaattaaattcatagggaggtaggtactatctatgcctatggccagtcatgtcgtctcgttctatcgcaaagaatcaccatttgataagagcgagagcaaaaacggaaatggatagttaacactgtggccgtgtgtacttatttcacttacttattttttacttgtttaacatctctttaaaaaattacataattttaccccaaaaatgggggtgtcacacggcgctagtaacactaaagggggtagaggggcgcgggaggggaagtattttggacacaagttgccgcgtagaaatgttatcgaacactccttctggtttgttctgtattctgagagTATTGAAGACAGTAAAAACATTAACATAAATGTAGCATCTTGTGGTGCTGTATTAATGTGtgtaattttacaataaaatttagaGTCAAAGGGGattttcttaggctgagttgcacctacAAACTTTGagcgtaactataacgataaccggtgatttttgtatggagtttgacagatttttgacgtttgttatagtcaaAGTAACCCAGCCTTACTGTTCAAAAATATTGGAACTGAGGTGCTGCTCAATCGTCACAATCGTACAGTAACACTCATATAAACAAAATGACATAAATTATCTTAATGACTCGCCATCAGGCTCTTGTGAAAATACTATGcagcaattaaattaaatgatcaAGAcgcaaaacaataaaattgaccCGAGAAATCAATGTTGTTACAACCCACTTATACTAATAAGGGGCTGGTCCAATAAAACGTTAACAGTTTTAATTGTACTTATTATCTGCCGTTctgattttgacactgactgtacttGTCCAAAAACACGAAAGAAAACCTTATTACAAACCCATAGAGTTTAAAATCGAGTGTGGTTCACCAATCGGACGACACTACAAGATTTTTGTCACTCAATTTAATTGGAGTAATGTAACAGTGCGAAGTaacaaatcattattttttcagAACGGCCGGCCGTCGGTCATTTCCCGATATAGTCGGCCGTTTATGCGGGGAAAAGAAATGTTTGCTCGTTAGTGGGGATAATGGGAGCTTTGCATTATTGAGCGGGGTACAGTCGCGCGAGGAAGGATTGCGGTGAATGAAAATCAGTTTATTCTTATTTCTTAAAACATTACGACATGATGATAacaccagtgtgcttaccatgagtatacgttaggtgtgctcgctagcgagtaaaaaaatctatgaaaattttatttcttgaaagtagccgctaagggcgctgcacaatatgtcataaatttaatatattttttttacgcagtcgctagcgagcacacctaacgtaaactcatggcaAGCACACTGAAGTCTACAGTGTCTCACTTGACGTATTCAGCTGATACATAATACAGTTAACTATGTAGGTTTGTAAGGTGCTCACGTTCGAACTACATGAAAgttttgattattataaaaataaactgtacCTGTAAGAACACACTCAACCCTATATCGTAAAATTAGGCTTAATTTTTTCTAGGTATCTGGCCATAGTTGCAGGAAGTAAGTATTTAGAACTTAATCTAGGAAAGAAAATGTTGGTaagttatttatctttattaattttGCTGCAACTTACCTGATCGATGTCTTTCTGTAGCCCAAAATGTTTAGAAGACCTCTTCTCGCTCACGACAATGCAACTCCAAGATCTAGATACTGGTTTCATAATTTTGTTGAAGTTTGTCTTAGCATTGGGAGTCATTGAGCTTTAGCAATCTGAAAAGAGACAAACACCTAATGTTATTCTAAGTTTAAatcatcatacttatttacAGCCTTGACATGCGAGTTAGCAACGATCAATTTTGTCAGAATTATACAAGAGGAGTAAGCACATTTTGTCACAGCACTTATGAATGCAACAAAGTCTCTCAATCAGCCTTTTAAAAAGGGCTATCTCAAAATGGTCCTTCGAACAAAGAGACTTAACACTTTTCCGCACCACTGCACCGTCAAAAGGCCCAGTTTGCGCCGCCAATTTTAACGAGGAAATATATCGCGCTAATTGAGATTGCGCCATGGACAGTGGTCCGAAAAATCATGTCATTACGAACAAACAAGGCAGATTTATTGAGATGTCTTCAGGATAGACATCTTGAAATTCTCGAAACGGGAGCACGAGTGCCGACTTTTTTCCGATTGTCTCCGACATTTTTGGCGGCTCGAAATTATAATTGAAACGGTATTTTATAATAAGCCGCGTCATAATAACGGCGTAGTGTTTTCATTCAATAAACGATCATTAAGTGGGAAATGGAGTTCATTAATCAAAACGATTTCGGTGTAATTGTTTCATAAACaactttttgtgtgattgtcattattttggttctaggaaaaatataattatgtactcATTTAGATTCAAAATTGATAATCAATGAAAATTTTGCCAAATACAACATACaactctacagggtgttaggtaaatgggtatatgagccaacactagcccatgttaacatgggtgtataaatggtatggtgaagtcagaaaaggatgatgggcacaaatgtatggaaagtggtacccgctccaatagccataaccaatatatatttcaaaaggcctttagatgtaggaaaatatctgctatggggccagttctaattcacgttttgaaagcagtaattccactaagtattataagaaagtataacacaatcatccatgtactatgactacaatctactaatataactaaaagaagcattgaaaaggaaatgattatacctacgacgaactacccaagctattagcccttgattctctttcatcatcatcatcatgatcattttagccatagcacatccagttgaacataggcctcccccaatgatttccacaatggccggttggttgcagcctgcatccagcgtattcctgttacctttatgaggtcgtcggtccatcttgtgggtggacttattgggtcttgtgggcttattcactttagcaacccataataaaatccttaagaagtaataaaattctaacccctttattattaaaattaagttaggaccctagttgaactctggcttaaattgtcatttggtatggaaatgtcattttaatccatggttcatcctaggtataactttttattaataaggggtagtagttcttcaaataaaaattatccctataaataattatagagttaaggaaggatgctggagcagtaaacccttcatgcctcgcataacctaagtaccatacgatagacacgtatgatacttcgactacacaaaaagtatgttaatcttcgaacgcaaccagatctgaggctggtggccatagtaaatgttgttcgtcttggtaagacctttcaaatgacactacaaacataactattggagccgggtaccattctgcaaaaaagtatgtttatcttggaacacaaccagatctgaggctggtggccatagtaaatgttgttcgtcttggtaagacctttcaaatgacactacaaacataactattggagccgggtaccattctgcaaaaaagtatgtttatcttggaacacaaccagatctgaggctggtggccatagtaaatgttgttcgtcttggtaagac
The DNA window shown above is from Ostrinia nubilalis chromosome 13, ilOstNubi1.1, whole genome shotgun sequence and carries:
- the LOC135077101 gene encoding protein embryonic gonad-like, encoding MNQQCKVCGEPAAGFHFGAFTCEGCKSFFGRTYNNLSSISECKNNGECVINKKNRTACKACRLRKCLLVGMSKSGSRYGRRSNWFKIHCLLQEQQQQHIQQLQTSKSPPRFNSSINPSFLPTNLLPASALAEYYKNSEKNHFTEDVTRQSVSPSDSGASSADPEDDNSSRSTSGLSIFRPASSPCSEKDVRLQAIRNQTRDVRKRKPSTLPPSPFGPVSATPSFSPRTGPFLPTPLHNLRPIPPGLATWPNRNGGDLLLHSPAVAGVAIDQDQPIDLSIKSTAVLFRSPKNDEVSDSEPELSIDLSEENGKDIMKNPLDLSLVPKRTEEVPMTG